The following proteins come from a genomic window of Chryseobacterium glaciei:
- a CDS encoding acyl-CoA thioesterase: MIHTTHTIRVRYGETDPMKYVYYGNYAEYFEIGRVELFRSIGMSYDEIENQGIWLPVSEYKIKYLKPALYDQELEIHTFIKKIPGVKIEFFYEIYNAEHIKITEASTTLFFLDAKMNKIIKCPDALMKLIEENWKP; the protein is encoded by the coding sequence ATGATACATACAACACACACAATACGAGTGCGTTACGGAGAGACAGACCCTATGAAATACGTCTATTACGGTAACTACGCAGAATACTTTGAAATTGGCAGAGTTGAACTTTTCCGAAGCATAGGAATGTCATATGATGAGATTGAAAACCAGGGAATTTGGCTCCCCGTTTCGGAGTATAAAATTAAGTATTTGAAGCCTGCTTTGTATGATCAAGAATTAGAAATTCATACCTTCATAAAAAAAATTCCAGGGGTGAAAATTGAATTTTTTTACGAAATTTACAATGCGGAGCATATTAAAATCACCGAGGCGTCTACCACTTTATTCTTTTTAGATGCAAAAATGAATAAAATTATCAAGTGCCCGGATGCTCTTATGAAACTGATTGAAGAAAACTGGAAACCGTAG
- the pheA gene encoding prephenate dehydratase, protein MKIAFLGPHASFTQLATAQLFPNEELLPQANILDCFNAVEKGEVDKAVVPLENSIEGTVSMTLDYLYKTSSIKIEAEAVMPIAHHLMIHPDNNANEIEKIYSHPQALAQSFHFLDTNYKEVQRQDFSSTAAAAKYISEHPELKRAAVANQFAANLYGLKIINRNIQDFEQNHTRFIIISKEQNIYNNNQLEVIGEKSGLLITLPEDHAGGLHQVLSVFAWRKMNLSKIESRTLKTGLGNYFFFINVAGKWDAILHKNALEELKSINANVDFLGNYKEFLLKS, encoded by the coding sequence ATGAAGATTGCATTTTTGGGTCCCCATGCGAGTTTCACACAGCTTGCAACTGCTCAATTATTTCCAAATGAAGAACTTTTACCACAGGCTAACATTTTAGACTGTTTCAATGCAGTTGAAAAAGGGGAAGTAGACAAAGCGGTTGTTCCGTTAGAAAATTCAATTGAGGGTACAGTTTCTATGACGTTGGATTATTTATATAAGACCTCTTCGATAAAAATTGAAGCAGAAGCTGTAATGCCGATTGCTCACCATTTGATGATTCACCCTGACAATAACGCTAATGAAATCGAGAAAATTTATTCTCACCCACAAGCGTTGGCTCAGAGTTTTCATTTTTTGGACACGAATTATAAAGAGGTGCAAAGACAGGATTTTTCTTCCACTGCTGCAGCTGCAAAATATATTTCTGAACATCCTGAGCTTAAAAGAGCGGCAGTTGCCAATCAGTTTGCAGCCAATTTGTATGGATTGAAAATTATTAATCGAAATATTCAGGATTTTGAACAAAATCATACCCGATTTATTATAATATCAAAAGAACAGAATATTTACAATAATAATCAACTTGAAGTTATTGGCGAAAAATCAGGATTACTGATTACCTTGCCGGAAGATCATGCTGGAGGCCTGCATCAGGTATTGTCTGTTTTTGCATGGAGAAAAATGAATTTAAGCAAAATAGAATCCAGAACGTTAAAAACAGGTCTTGGAAATTATTTCTTCTTCATTAATGTTGCCGGAAAATGGGATGCCATCTTACACAAAAATGCACTGGAAGAATTAAAATCAATTAACGCAAATGTAGATTTTCTGGGAAATTATAAAGAATTTCTTCTGAAGAGTTAA
- a CDS encoding DUF2339 domain-containing protein, with amino-acid sequence MENSLFIILIFVFFFAYYTLNKKISHLENEISELRKKATKNAQLTEIKEERIDPEVKFTLSEDIQEVQPIKQQPPVSKETPPQKDWIAPIFDFLKQNILTIIGIFTLVLGIGYFVKYAIDKNWIGETSRAGIGFLIGGGIMLTAHFLRKNYAVFSSIITGGGIAILYFTTTIAFREYHLFTQNLAFIITCIITLISILLSYYYKSETLIIFSLFGGFLAPLMISTGQSNYPFLFTYIMVLNIGMLTIAFLKHWKSVGWIAFIFTNIYLFYWAVEKPEILSIYFYIIAYIIFYAFALQSYIKKNVLSTYDILMLVLINFSSIIGIVYIFNELEYEPVIIFPIIFALINSLLLLKEYNKKDFGISYSVFTGITVSLVTIAFALQFKTHLITTVWAIEATLLLFIWKKTSLNIFKLCFYVLFPLVIVTQMVTWAEYYTAKNLNIVFNPVFLTSSVTVITTLANLILLKKLPETQKQDNSFFEYTFKILSFGVIYVALLLEIIYHISEKPWSFIFSIGLLFSVYYLFIILLFRKKLDINKDFETGLIYIFLFLLMLNVSFSASGIVTSILVKKIDINFYAVHLLYWIPFIYTLWKILPESDFFKKEIAYWFVSITLITVISCELYHLYILANTSDILTVWKFEKHFSILYLPIIWAVLASIFIYLGLKKNISELNKVGFALLGLMILKLYAYDVWQMDNVSRIIAFIILGVILLLSSFMFQRLKNIIKNLVDKKDETIENDNPEMQ; translated from the coding sequence ATGGAAAATTCCCTGTTCATCATATTAATCTTCGTCTTCTTTTTTGCATATTATACGCTTAATAAAAAAATCAGTCATCTTGAAAATGAAATCTCTGAGCTTAGAAAAAAGGCAACTAAAAACGCACAATTAACTGAAATTAAAGAAGAAAGAATAGATCCTGAAGTAAAATTTACTTTAAGTGAAGACATTCAGGAAGTTCAGCCGATAAAACAACAACCTCCCGTTTCCAAAGAAACTCCTCCTCAAAAAGATTGGATTGCTCCGATTTTTGATTTTTTGAAACAAAACATACTGACAATCATTGGAATTTTCACTTTGGTTCTGGGAATCGGTTATTTTGTAAAGTATGCGATTGATAAAAACTGGATCGGAGAAACTTCAAGAGCAGGAATTGGTTTCTTAATCGGTGGCGGAATTATGCTGACTGCCCATTTTTTAAGGAAAAATTACGCTGTATTTTCATCAATTATTACGGGTGGCGGAATTGCAATTTTATATTTCACAACAACTATTGCTTTCAGAGAATATCATTTGTTTACACAGAATCTCGCCTTTATCATAACTTGTATTATCACACTGATTTCCATACTTCTATCCTATTATTACAAGAGTGAAACGTTAATTATTTTCTCATTATTTGGCGGATTTTTGGCACCGTTAATGATCAGTACCGGACAAAGCAATTACCCTTTCCTCTTCACTTACATCATGGTTTTAAACATCGGAATGCTCACCATTGCATTTCTAAAACATTGGAAAAGTGTGGGTTGGATCGCATTTATTTTTACTAATATTTATCTTTTTTATTGGGCTGTAGAAAAACCAGAAATTTTAAGCATCTATTTTTATATTATTGCTTATATAATTTTCTACGCATTTGCTTTGCAGAGTTATATCAAGAAGAATGTACTTTCTACTTATGATATTTTAATGCTTGTATTGATTAATTTCTCAAGTATTATTGGTATCGTGTATATTTTCAATGAATTAGAATATGAACCAGTTATAATATTTCCAATTATTTTTGCTTTAATTAACAGCTTATTATTACTCAAAGAATACAATAAAAAAGACTTTGGAATCAGTTATTCTGTTTTTACAGGAATTACAGTAAGCCTTGTTACCATTGCGTTTGCGTTGCAGTTTAAGACCCATTTAATCACCACAGTTTGGGCTATTGAAGCAACGTTACTTTTATTTATCTGGAAAAAAACCAGTCTCAATATTTTCAAACTTTGTTTTTATGTTTTGTTCCCTTTGGTTATTGTAACTCAAATGGTTACTTGGGCTGAATATTATACTGCGAAGAATCTCAATATTGTCTTCAATCCTGTATTTTTAACGAGTTCAGTTACCGTAATCACAACTCTTGCGAACTTGATTTTGCTAAAAAAACTCCCGGAAACTCAAAAACAAGACAACAGTTTTTTTGAATACACCTTTAAAATTTTAAGCTTTGGAGTGATTTACGTTGCTCTGTTATTGGAAATTATTTATCATATTTCTGAAAAACCTTGGTCGTTCATTTTCAGTATCGGACTGTTATTCAGTGTATATTATCTTTTTATTATTTTATTGTTCCGCAAAAAATTAGATATCAATAAAGATTTTGAAACTGGACTTATTTATATCTTTTTGTTTCTGTTAATGTTGAATGTTTCATTTTCCGCATCAGGAATTGTGACGTCTATTTTAGTAAAGAAAATTGATATTAATTTTTATGCTGTACACCTACTCTATTGGATTCCATTTATTTATACACTTTGGAAAATATTACCAGAATCAGATTTTTTCAAAAAAGAAATTGCGTATTGGTTTGTATCTATTACGCTTATTACCGTAATCAGCTGTGAATTGTATCATTTATATATTCTGGCTAATACGTCTGACATTTTGACAGTATGGAAGTTTGAAAAACATTTCAGTATTTTATATTTGCCAATAATTTGGGCAGTTCTTGCAAGTATTTTTATTTATTTGGGTTTAAAGAAAAACATTTCAGAACTCAACAAAGTTGGTTTTGCTCTTCTTGGTTTAATGATTTTAAAACTATACGCTTATGATGTTTGGCAAATGGATAACGTTTCAAGAATTATTGCTTTTATTATTTTAGGTGTCATTTTATTACTAAGCTCTTTTATGTTTCAGCGATTAAAAAATATCATTAAAAATCTAGTTGATAAAAAAGATGAAACAATTGAAAATGACAATCCGGAAATGCAATAA